Within the Miscanthus floridulus cultivar M001 chromosome 17, ASM1932011v1, whole genome shotgun sequence genome, the region tccaccaccacctcctcctcctccgctggTGCCTCTGCTCCCAGATAGCCGCCATGGAGAGACAGTAGCTCAACCCCGGTCGCAACCAGAGGCAAGACCTCCCAACGCGGCGGCGGTGACGACCTCTTCGGTCTGCTCCGGCAACGGTGACCGGAGCCAGCTCAAGAGGAGCAGCCACCTGGCCGCGGACTGCTCGGTCAGTCCGGACGAGGTAGCCTGCCCATGCCTGACCACGCTCGCCACTGCAGTGCCCCCATTGATCCAATCCAATATCCACGCGACTCCCTGAATCCTGCCTGATTTGAACGCCCGCCTCTCTGCTCTGCAGGACCTGGACGATGAGCCCGGCGCGACGAGGAGGTCGGCGGCGCGGCTGAGCGCCAAGCGCAGCCGCACCGCCGAGGTGCACAACCTGTCGGAGAGGGTAAGCGCCGCTCCGTCCCCTCGATGCACGCCTCTTCCAATGCGTGCGCACATGCATGCCTTGCCTGCCATCTCACTGACCGACCTTGCTGTGTGCCTGCGTTGCAGAGGAGACGGGACCGGATCAACGAGAAGATGCGCGCCCTGCAGGAGCTCATCCCCAACTGCAACAAGGTCTGTCTGCTCTACTCGATGGAGCTGCTTCGTCGTCGATGTGCCGAACTGCTGACGGAAAGCATCATCTGGCTTCTCTCGCATGCAGATCGACAAGGCGTCGATGCTGGAGGAGGCGATCGAGTACCTCAAGACGCTGCAGCTGCATGTGCAGATGATGTCGATGGGCACCGGGCTGTGCATGCCGCCGGCGATGCTGCTGCCGGCGATGCACCAGAACATGCAGGCGCTGCACCACCACCCCATGGCGCACGCGCACGCGCACTACCCCCCACCTCGGCATGGGGCTGGGCTTCGGCATGGGCATGGGCGCCACCGCCGCTGCGGGGTTCGACATGCTCCCGCGCGTCGCGGCCGGCGCGCACTTCCCGTGCCCGCCGATGGCAATGCCGCCACCGGGGACCATGTTCGGCGTGCCGGGGCAGGGGATGCCCTCGCTGCCGGCGGCGTTCGCTCACATGGCCGGCACCGCGCCCGCTGGGCAGAATATGGAAGCTGGTGCCGTTGCTGCTATGTCGTGCAAATGCAAAGCGGCAGGCTCGGGTTCTGAAGTCCGAACTGACGAGCGGACATTTTTTTTGTACCGTGCCTGCTGTAGCTTGCCTGTAGAGAACAACTCGAGGAACGTTTGTTTCACGCAAGATACGGGGTTGTGATGTTCCATGAGCAGGAAAACGCCGTCCCCTGAACTGGACAGAAGCCGGCCATCAAGAGTTTGAACTCTGAATGTTCCGCCTTTGATCAGTTTGGAACGAACAACGTCGTGTTGGGCAGCCGGGCAGGCTGCTAACTCGTTGCCAACCACTCGCAcctaataaaaatgctaatgatcCAGGCAGGAACTGTGAGTATGGAGCTATGGATGGGCTGCTCATCATACATGATGCATGTACTCTACTCATTCGTGTACCCATGCTGTGCTCCTACACCCTGCTTGCGTCCTCCAAATCCATCCAACCCATGGTGATGGCGATGATGATGGGCGTGGTGTTCGTCGTCTCGATCTGCGTCTCTTGGCGGTAAAAGTGCGCGCGATGGATGAGCTGAACATCCGAGTTCCTCCCTGCCAAGACACACGGATCACGTTGACACACTGGCGGCAGCAGTAACTGTGCTGTGACCCTGAGGCCTGAACAGTGAGCGATCTGACTGCGCAAGTGGATAATTAAGCCGGGACAGTGGATGCTGTCGGAACGGCGGATCAGCGGCGGTCATCACTCATCACCCGCCCGCCCCTCTGTGGGGCTCTGCTCCTGCTGCCTCTGAGCCTCTGCGCGTCTTCCATTCCGGCTGCCTTTAAAGAAAGGCCACTGCTGACTGCCGCGGTGCCTCTGCGTCTGAACATCGCGACGCCGTCCACGCGTGCTCGGAACATCGGTCGTTTGTTTGACGCTAGATCTTTATAGACACAGCCCGTGTCCTGAACCTGAGAACCGCCGGCCACACGGCAGCGGCACGACCTCCAGCATCGATCTCCCCTCATCCTCGTGTGACACCGTGCCCGTGTGTGCGCGGCGTGCGGTGTTGCTGCTTTTTGTGGCGGCGTACGGCTACAGGGATGTTGCCGCTGCGGGGAGCATTGGCAACGCAGAGCAGAGCTGCATGTGCAGTGGGCACGGATCCGTTCAACATTGTCCACCTCTGTCTCTTTTGCTTGCTTTCTAGTAAACTCATTCGAAACTCAACAAGATTTCGCTAGGATCCTAAAGAAAATTCGGAAAAAAAAAACCAGTTTAATATCATAGGAAAACTATATAAGGGGGGAGGGGGAATCTTGTATTCAGACGGGCCTCAGGATGAAAATTTGACTCCTTCGCTTGGATTGGAATGAATCAAGAGGTGACGCTAATGGTGATGCGGGCAGGCAGTCAACGATGTCGGCGTCAGTGGAGTGGAGCCCGTACAGAACGGGTGTTCCTGTTCCTGTTCTTGAATCTTGACCGCGCTTGATGCCATGTCTCATCCcaaggagaaaagaaaaaaaaaacgagcCGGAGCAGCCTTTGCCGTGGCGTTTGGACGGGCAGGCCGATTCCTTTAATGCAGACGCGAGAGGCCCACCTCCGCCCCACGAGGACGAGCTGATTGAAGAGGCCTAGTGGGCCAAATGATTTTTGTATAGAGCCCGCCAGCCAGGGTAAGGATCCTCAAGTCAAGGAGAAAAGAGCCAGTGACGTGACAGGGAAGGACAGAAAGGATGAAAACAGTAcgaatattttccgaccgtattcgagaccaaatccgtttagagaggttcggatctgtccgtatccgagtctggatattcaacatccgataccatatccgtatccgaatactcaaatcgcatatttatgacgtCGATATCCAATCTTATCCTATTCGGTATGTTTGATACTATCCACATTCGAATCCAAATTCGGgagagaaatatgaaaacaaatgtaatatcagtgatatccgtccgtatctgatCCCTTTTCATCCCTAACCGATAGCACCAGTGGTGGACTGGTGGGGATGGAAAGAAGGCCACGAGCGCAAGATGAATGGAGGACTGTGGCACAATGAACCCAAGACGAGTGCACCCATTAAAGTGTAATGCGGGCCAATGATCTAGAGTATGGGCCTTCTTGATCACATATGGACCAATCATCTAGGCAAGTATGGAAATAGGTGTCAGGGAGCACTAGCGAAGCAAGAAGGTATACACACGTGGAGTGCTATGTACTCAACTATGTTTTTTTTGTATTTGTGCAATCAATAGAAAAATATATATGGAGGAGAATGCTTCTGTTGGTGCTGGTGGATATTAGTTCACACAAGCGTGATCACAAGTTGTGCGTCCTATGCACATGGCGGAGCCAGGGACTTGTGGGAAGGAAGCACATATTCTCCCTTTTCTTCCTCCCTCTCCTTTCTTCATTCTCTTTCTTTCAGCTTCTCTTCTTCATACATATCAACAAAATTTAGAGAGAACTTCAAGGAGGCTTCAAAGACAATATGAGGCCATGAGTGCAGGGGGCTGAGCTCCCGGATCCGCCCATGTCCATCTTGATGGTTGGGACGCTGGGTTTCAGCACCGAAAAGGCCACAACCTATCTAACTTCAATAACAACACCGACCTACGCAAAGCACAACCGCAACCACGAGGCACTGAGGCGTGTAGGGTCTATTTGGATTCCCTCCTCTAAACCTTAGAGGACAATGGTAGCCAACGACCAAGGGAATTTTGGACCCAaaaaggaccaagggtatctggACTCCTTGGAGGATACACGGCCTCGAATTCCCAGTAATTCGTCGCCCAGTCAAAGATAGCCCATGGGCTGCGACGCGCACAGCTCAACAATCGCGGCCCATGGCCCTCCGTGCTGCTTCCAGCGCCTGCTCCGCCCAAACGAGACAGGCGCACAAGCGACAAGCGCACCCGACGCCCCCACCGCCGCACGCGCGCacgcaccaccgccaccaccgcgccgccgcaAAAGCGAAGCGACCCGGAGGGGGAATGCACGATCGCCGCCGCTGCGCCGCCTACCTCCCTTCCCCGCGTCGCCGAGCTCGGCCTGAGCGAGCGGTTGCCTGCCAGGTACCCACCCGATCCGCCCTTCTCGCGTGCAGCGTGTTGTTGATTCGTGGACGCGGTTAGGCTGTCTCGAGGAGGGACCCATCGCagaacccaaacccaaaatgggtctccAACACGATACATGTGGCTATGGCCTCCAAACTATAGCCTCCAACAGTATCTACATAGATACCCATTTTGGATGcaggagaggcataacccaaatttgattatcctctctcctagaaaggGTTGCCTTAGGTcttgttggagaagaccaaaaataggtattaaactctttacctgtagcgctacccaaaagaCGAATGTGTCTTGCATTTTGGGTCGCggtcgttggagacagtcttacagATTCCATACCATTGGTGGTGCGCATTGTGCCAGGCAAGCCACTTTGACCCGCCCGCTCGCCATGTTTATGGGTGGGGTTGGGTGATTGGGTCCGCATTGCTGCATTGACGCTTACCATCAGAAGCGTCCATTGGTTGGGGTAACGGTGGCGCCGGGTGAAGTCAATGTAGATTGGATCCTATTGGTGTTGGTGTGGATATTGGTGCGCTCGGTTCAAACCAGGGCTATTGTTGGTTTGTTAGATTGCTGCCACGTAGGCTTAGATATGGTACAGCGATAGCGCAGTGATTTGTGTGGAACGCGTTTGGCTGAAGTTACTCACTGATCAAAACCTGAAAGCATGGCCCGTGGACTTTTATACCTGTTCAGTTTTTTTTAGCAATGAACCGAGCTTGCAGTGCCATAGCGTGTAGGTCTAATTGCAGCACTGCTCTGTTAGCTGTGTATGAGCACCACTAATTGCTTCCAAGCAAGGCTTTGTTGTTGAGCTCTCCGCAGCTCACAGGTAGACTTTTTAGACAAGGCTATCTGCTGATTGGGACAGGCAGACAGCTATGAACACTCCTTATGGAAATGGAATGCTTCTCACCAAGTCAAAACTTAATGATGGTGTGTCTCAAGAGTGATGGGTGGATTTTATTTTCTTGGAGGAGACGTGGCCATTTGCATGTTTGTGCTATTCTAATAGAAACATTGTACAGTGGCACTGTGACATCCTTTTGACTGAATTGCAGGTAGCAAGCAATCTGTGTCACCTTCTCTAGCACCTCCCTCTGTCTCCACACATTCAGTATGTAATTTGTTGTTCCAGACTATTATTCAAAACATCTGCCCCTGTAACATATGTGAAAAACAAACCAAATTGGTGCTATAGATAAGTTAATTTGTGTTACCCCTTGAAAAGTAAGAATCCTCCCAAACTGGTGCAGAACACAGGGCTTATGCTGCCGAGCTTCAGCCCAGAGCCTGGGCCAAAACTGAAACCGGCAAAACAGAATTTCACTAGCCTCTGTTTCTGCCCATACTACTGATCTTGTTTCAAATACGTGGTGCGACTAGAAACTACCTGGCTTGATTATGGGTATCCCTCTTTCTCTGAGTCTAATCTCTGAAGCAATACTTGGCCAATCAGTTGTATGGATGCTCACATTGTTTATAAATTGTCGATGCTTGATGCCTGCTTCATAAGAACACCTCTTGAATGACTTTTTTATTTATCGAGCCCCAACTATATattacattttttttttttgcaaaatatagGTTGGGATGACCTTGTACTTCAATTATCATTATCCAAAGCCCTTGATAAAACACAGTACTGTGCTAGTGTGCTGTTGCCTGTGAAACTCATTTTTGGCAGTACACAATTATTTCCATTCTGTATTCAACCTCCATAGAAAAGGATTCAACCTACAaatcacaaacactattatttgcaTACTGcaattgttgttgtttttttttgttcaatTATGAGTTCAGTTCACAGAATGGGAATGTGTTGTTTTATTTATATACTAATTGCATGCTTTTAACTCAGCACAGATCGAGTGGACTATGATTGGCTTCAAATGCATGAAAAGGGTGGatattagcccttgtttagttccaccccaaaatccaaaaagttgctacagtacctgtcacatcgaatgtttgcggcccgtgcatggagcattaaatgtagacgaaaagaaaaactaattgcacagtttggtgggaaattgcgagacgaacgttttaagcctaattagtcaatgtttggacactatttgtcaaataaaaacgaaggtgctacagtagccccaaaatccaaatttcgcgaactaaacaaggggtTAATATATCATCAGATCTTAATGCCTCAACAAACTCTGTATTTGTGATTGCACCTCTGATCATCTGCATTGGTAATTTTCTGTAGCAAAATCAGAATCATGATCTTAATATTTTTTTCATCTGGCATTCCTACTTGGGATTATCATGTAGAAGCTTTCATAGTTAGTCTGATAGGATAGCATACATCAATAAGACGGTTAGTCTTAAAAAAATTCGACATGTTTTCCTATATCTGTAACTCTGTATCTTGCATTTCATTGGCATTCAGCATTTATTGAGAGTGCTTCCAACTTTATTATCTCCTTCCTTTGCTCCTTAATTCTGTCTTACGATTCTAGGCCATTCCTTTTGATTTACTGGACCTAACACAAATTCAGTGGCACACAATGCAGATTTCATGTGACCTTTGCAATAACATGGCTTTAGCTCTGTAAATTGTTTGCTTCTATTTGACCTGGTTATCACTGTGATTCATGTGACCTATGCACTATGGAAAGGACATGCTTGTAGCACGGTGGTAAGTCGTCCAGTTgtgagttgtgacttgtgaggctACCAACCAGGGCTCAAACCCTGGTTCTCGCAAAAAGGAAATTGCCTCCTTGCTGCGTGTTCCCGTTCCCAAAAAGTATTGGTGAAGACCCAGCTTGCGGCAACAGTGTCCCTTTACAGTAAAAAGCCAGCTTTTGGGTGCCTTTTTCCGACCTTTCAAGTAATGCCTTCGGGATGTCTCTTGCTCTCTCCCCTAGTGTCGagggttttgttttggttttTCTTTGTTctgtttttgtttgtttttttgtttttgtttttgcatgGCTGCTGATTTTCCTAGCTGTTCAAAGGTTACCAGAATATAAGTATTTCTACGAGCCTTGACATCTGTTGGCACATATGTGTGGTCACAGTCCAACAATATAATTGATGGAACTATTTATAGTCACAGCTCATGCATATGGCTTGTCTCTAAAAGTGTAAATGACTAATAGGGGCTGTTATGAGTGTTGAAAGTAAGAGAATTTTTTTTTCTCATCGAGGGCAAAAAAGTAACAGAACTTAACTTGATAGCTGCAGGCCCAACAATGGAGTACTATGTTGGTTACAAGGCTTTCCCAGTATGCTTTCATATGTTTatcatcatgctgatgtcatataGAGGCAAGAGCCTTTCAGCACGTCATCAAGCAGGAATATATCTTTTTCTTTGTCTTGTCTTTGTGTTTTCCTTGTACCACTGTATATTATTTGATTTTGTTCAATAAGAGGATAAAAGGATCTCTTATGAGTTTGAATTGGTCGCTTTTCCTAACATTCACATTTTCAGCAAACTATAAACATTTTAACTAAATCAGGTTttttaattaaaaataaaaaatacggTGCTTTCAGTTGTGTTATGTATTGTTTCATATGGAATCAGTGAACTATTTCTTTTCATATTCTTTATTCTATTAGATCACTGAACAACATGAAACTTTGGTATCCCAGGTTGTAGCCGTACCTTATTTATatggtttgatttttttttatattgTTCCTTGTTTCCTGTTATCTTCCACTCGCTAATGATGATGTTTGGTGGACAGCAATGTACTGTTGTTGGCAATGTTGAGATTGCATATTACAATATAAATTAgatgtcttttttttttcatctGGAGGAGCAATGTCACTTCTCAAGTTGCCATTTTGATGtcttactacttctacttctcttTCATACTTCTTTTTTTGCTTTCTTTtcaactgatgtattcattattGAAACATGCAGATACGTCCAATAATGCAGCACATACGTCAGAGTAGATACAGGATTCTTCGAAATAAAGATAATTAAAGTGCATATGGCCATAAGCTGAAACATCATGGTACGGAATCAAGCTCTGGCTAGTATAATATATCTTTTGTTTATAGTTTTTCTTATTGGCTGATTGGTAGATTTCATAGTTGTTAGGCTTCTCTAAAATTGCTTTTTAGTGCTAATGGTCCTTATCAGCATTATTGGTCTCATTGCATTTGTGAAAAATCCAATGACCTGTCACTTTATGCCAGCTTTTTCACGCACATGGCCATGCCCCATTAGTTGTACGACATAAAACGATAGTTGTTAATTCTAAAGTGAACCTCTTTTCTTCGGAACCAAATTGGACTAGCTTTATTTGGGAATATTGCAATGCAGGAAATAAATTCATATTGATATTGGTTTATTCTTGACTAGTCACAAGGAAAGGAACCGACCAGAAAGGCCAAGCCAAATCTGTTAACAATCTAGCTAAGCCAATGACATGGCCCTTAAATTATACATCAGCAGGAGCAACACCATCTTTTCCCTTCTTGTTTTTTGTTAACTCAATTGCTTGATTTAGCATTGTATCCCCTGTACTATGTTAAGATATTTTAGAGTTCATGCAACCAAACTTTCTTAACTAAATCAATATGTTTTAGACTATGGATCAGTCCTATGAAAATTGTATCATTATATTTGGAGTTCAAAAATGATTTGGAAATACTATTGTTATTTAATATCCCCTAATATAGTAATTGGCAAAGTTGCATCCTGGAGACCTGGAATAGTCAATATAAGAAAATAAAAACACAGGGAGGTGTACGAGTAAGGCTTCTCAAATCCAGGCAATGTACCTCTTAATGAAGACGTTGAAAAACCAAGTTCTTTAACTCTTTGGGCTTCTTCAATCATAGCTAGACTGAGGTGGTGATACACCATTTTACGTAAATAAAATTCGACCTACACTATTGTCAAGCAATGAGGAATAGACCCTGACACCCAGGAAGCATGCTAGCTTCAGCCCCCATGACAGCTGAATATTAACTCATAGCCAAAgtgcaaagctttaacagatttTGCTGGCTAAATTTACAGAACACATCATGGCTATGACACATAAACAATGATGCACAAACTCAATGGAGCCTATATTGAGTCTCACCACATTGAGGCTTCATATATTACCCAATCTACATGGTTGGTAGATATTCATGAAtagtttcttcctttttctttcctGAATGTGTTTACTTCTTCTTGAGGATGATTGCTCCTTTGGACCCTATCAAATCAACCAATCCTTTTCCATTCCTGTATTCAAGTAGAAAGCGATCAAGTAGCTTGGGTTCTCCACACAGAAAAGTTTATGACAGAAACTGGAAAGTGAAAGGGGAAGAAAATAGCACTCAGGTCAATATTCCAAATTTCTTCCTTTACAAATATACAACTGCCGTTTGTCGGCAACTTATCAAAAGAAATGAAAATACAACATGCAATAATTAATTTGCATGGACGTGCATGGCAGCAGTTGAAAAGTTTGGGTCTGCTTGGATGCTGAGAGCTACCGACACATGCAGTTTTTCCCATGGCTGTCTATTTATTTAATTTCCACCAGAGAGTGAACAAAAACTCAAATATGCAAAAGTTGAGTCGTCGTGTACAGAAGGAAACATCAATtttcaagagaaagaaaaaggagaCTCTAGAACGTACTTTTCTATGCATTCTGCTGCCACTTCTAATGCCAGGGCTGTCCTTTCCTTGATATTGCCAGGTCTTCAACTGAGGAACAGCTGTGGAGCATGATTTCTGTATCAACTTAATGTATCTATGTAAGCAGTTCAGCATAGTTCTGCCCCCGAATCTCTGAAAATTACAAGTTTCTGCTTCTGCTGATCTGCTCTGTTCCATGTGGTGGAACATAATGCCTAGATATTCTCAAAAGACAGTTGCATTCTTTGCAAGTCCTTGTCATACATGTCTGGTGCTGCCTGCAGCTGTTGCTGTGGCTGCTGATTCTGGAACCAAGAAGCACATATCCCTTCCATGCTGAATTGGCTCTCTGCCTTGATCACGTCATCATAGAGCGTTTGGCTCGGGTTCTGCATGGCTGTGGTTGTCTCAGCAAAGGTTCCATGGAGCAAGTCAGGCCACTTAAGTTCCTCTA harbors:
- the LOC136517685 gene encoding LOW QUALITY PROTEIN: transcription factor APG-like (The sequence of the model RefSeq protein was modified relative to this genomic sequence to represent the inferred CDS: deleted 1 base in 1 codon); protein product: MTGPGDELAELLWDHGPALRRAPPPFQPFTCSAAGSSRSQELKRHAADATKAAAFVTPVVPVPLGMHGAGAGLGLGGLPVQDDDDAVPWLHCPVVDDGDGDTAPLPPEYCASLLSEYSEADAPAAASHAAAVVPAAPPPEAAAANKLAPPSAAAGGGGEGVVNFTFFSRPLQRPQAVASAAATASHPVESTVVQAATNRLRSTPLFSEQRMAWLQPPKAARTTAAPPPPPPPPPPLVPLLPDSRHGETVAQPRSQPEARPPNAAAVTTSSVCSGNGDRSQLKRSSHLAADCSVSPDEDLDDEPGATRRSAARLSAKRSRTAEVHNLSERRRRDRINEKMRALQELIPNCNKIDKASMLEEAIEYLKTLQLHVQMMSMGTGLCMPPAMLLPAMHQNMQALHHHPMAHAHAHTPHLGMGLGFGMGMGATAAAGFDMLPRVAAGAHFPCPPMAMPPPGTMFGVPGQGMPSLPAAFAHMAGTAPAGQNMEAGAVAAMSCKCKAAGSGSEVRTDERTFFLYRACCSLPVENNSRNVCFTQDTGL